Part of the Diprion similis isolate iyDipSimi1 chromosome 4, iyDipSimi1.1, whole genome shotgun sequence genome is shown below.
GTTTTCCTTGCGTTACACCAACAGAAAATTATTACagtaatatataaatttcatttagcAATGATCTTAATGACGTTAAAGTTAAGTCGTATATCATATCATGTAGAAGGATACATTTCGTTAAATTGCATTAAATTTTCTTagctaaaaaatattttacagtacAAAAAGTACGAACCTTTTAATCATTACCTTTAGGAGCGCCAGTGCAGCGATGCATCCGCCAGGTCAACCCATAATTGTGTTCCGATCTGACAAAGCACTGTCAAACGACGACGATGAGACATACAAAGGCAGTATGACCACTTTCGACGAATTGAACATCTGGGCGCAAGAAAAATGCGTCCCGCTAGTGAGAGAAATCACATTTGAAAATGCAGAGGAATTAACAGAGGAGGGTTTGCCGTTCCTGATACTTTTCCACAAACCTGACGACACGGAAAGTGTCAAGGCTTATAAAGACATTATTTCCGGATCGCTGATTGATGAAAAACGTAattaaatttgtagaaaattttctctgctGGAAATTTCATCCGCGCTTTACGTATcgaacttttgttttttctctctcttttcagaAAGCATCAATTTCTTGACGGCTGACGGTCTAAAGTTTGCGCACCCTCTTCATCATCTGGGAAAGAGTACATCAGATCTGCCACTGATAGCAATAGACAGTTTTAGACACATGTATTTGTTCCCAAATTTCCAGGACATATTTCAGCctggaaaattgaagagcttCTTGCAGGACTTGTACTCTGGAAAATTGCATCGCGAGTTTCATTATGGTCCAGATCAATCTGAGCAGGAGGATTCTAATCAAATAAGTGGTCAAGTCAAAGTACCGACCTCACCCCCGGAATCAACCTTCAAAAAATTAGCACCCAGCAAAAACAGGTACACTCTACTAAGAGATGAATTATAAGTATGTCtatgatttctttttaatcattatttaaAAGAAGCTTAAATCTGTAAATGAGATTTCAACGGTTGTACGATTTACTGCTCGTCGATATAGGGATCACCGAATTGTTCATAATTCATATATCAGGTGGAAAAACGGTTGGTAATTATCGTTTTTCTACAATGTGTATGGCATGAAAATGGAAtacaagtaaaatgaaaacagaataaCACCAAAGTTCACCCGTTTTTTATGAATCTTAAACCCATGCAATGTAAATAGATAGATGAATATGTCTACGTCCGAGCCGTTGTTTTGTCAAAACATCATATCGCAATATGCGAACATAATTACCCTGgaacgtttattttatttcaatctttcAATCGTTTTAATTAGATTTTTGCACAAAGGTTCGACATTTGAAGATATCTACAATTTTAATTTGTACAAATACACGGTACAATAGGCTTATGTATACAGAAATTATTATCTGTCACTGTAAAAGTAAGCTTCTTAGGCCTGATGATTATGGTGACAGGTAAAATGAGCTTTGTTGTGATTGTTACTTAAATAATTCGCGAATTAAgataaagatgaagaaaaggaagaagaaaaaaaagtcgagaaattggatcattttttatcttgatATCACAAGTACAATAACTTGGTGGTGAAACATCACTGTCTACACCCTGTGTTAAACGAAGAATAAAGAACTTGTAGAAAATGTAAGAAAACAGTATTATAGGCTCTGACAACCTATAATATgtcaaataattgtaaaatatattaagaaattgaaagcgagacaaacgaaaattgaataaaaaattttatcaaaataaatttaacgaaaaatagaaaaattcaaacatttttacgGACATAAAATACATAATGTAAATGAGCACTAGTAATCCGATGATTGTAGATGATTGTAATACAATTTACTCTAACAGTTTGATACCACGAATAACTAATCGTAGTTCCGTAAATGAAATAAGTCAACTTTGATATTTAGTAGTGTTTATACTATACGTGATCTTGAAACGCTTCCGAAGTCTTTTTAAACTATGCAACGGGAaaatgacgaagcacagtatgtgattaatttgaaattgttatttccCTGGTCTTCTCGTGAGGCTTCATTCTTCCCGGGATGTTTGAGCAAACATTCCATTGGTAGAGAGGTAGATCGATGTTcgattaaagttttttttgtttttgtttttgttaacCTTGATATAATGATATTTCTGTGACTCGAATTTGTATGGATGATGGTAATAACTTGAAtgttaataatattgataccaattataataataaatgattcgTCTAAGTCAAAGtgtttatgtataattttcgtTCACACGATAACAATATATCGAGAGTGGAAAAACAACttggaaaaatcaaactaagGAAATGTGCGGGATTTTCAAGACAGAGACAGCGACAGAGAAAAACGATATTCGGGTGAGTCCATTATAAAATGGCTGTATTATAGAGATAATtccatacatgtacatatgcAATATCGCACGTtcaccattttcttttttctccttttttttcaggttttttttttttttgcaatgttatTTTCTCTTACATATGCCATGCTCTAATCTTACATTATCGAATAACACGTAACATGTTTTACATACACGGAACACCACACATACGGCTTCACTCTCGCCTGAACTTCCAATGTTTCCATCAAATTTTAACCACCCTTCTCACGACGAAACGTGTCATTTATTTACTACGATGCGTTTACAGCCAAATTTTcacgtgtaaaaaattatgtttcacTCATGTTTTGATTGCGCGATttcatttggttttttttttttttttttttttgccttttctGAATCCCACTtttgataaatgaatattcattcaGACCTCAATAacacagaaaaaataaattctacacCGTATCGTAGATCGATTTTATGCTGAGAAAATGAATTGAGGAAAATCGATGGAAATAGCTGAGTAACGgcgatgtacatacatgaatCTAGGTTAACATTGAACAATAAACATTGCCTAATGCGTGTCATGGCCGCCGTGTTTTTCCACTTCGCAAGTTTGGACCTCGCGTTCTCTGCGGTGATATCGAATTTTTCGATGAAGTAAAGCTTCGCTGATTCCTCGTTTACTGCAGAGTTGGAAAATGTAAACTTTATGATAATCCAAAGATGTGATTGACATTTCGTCGCTAATGAAATCACGACACCCTGTTTGCCCCGTATTGTGTAATTATGACCACGTTTCGTCGTagattatacatgcatatgttttgacatataataattatttaaatgttTACTTTAGAAAATATAACGTTATAAACGTACATGTTACAAACGTTATTACAACCTTTcagaagtaaaaatataaatagatATTTCTATGCGTAACGTACCGttttgtatattgtatatatatatattatatcatatatatatatattttttttttttttgcaacccACATGGCAATATTACGCGtgctttgtctttttttttatgcacttcattttcgtttcaataATTACGAATAACAATTATACACTTCATATATACGCTACATGATTTCTTCGCGTCGTTATCACTATAAAGTTATAATATAGTTTCAGAATTTGTAACGCTAAATTGATTCCTTAGACCTTTTAGGATATTTTTACGTCTCTCCCTTTACATAAGCACGAGACCTGCAGTCAGCCTTCCTGACTGatacatatatggtatatatttcatgtacatacctatatgtattaaaattacaatttctacgattaatagAATAATGAAagacattttcttcttcttattattattattattattattattattattattattattattatttatcaacatTCACCAATGTTCCGGTAGTAATATATTTCATAGATTTAGTatcgtttttaatttctttttcatttaatttttcttttttttttttttactcattattTTAGTGATTTCACTCGGTCGTCGAAATGGAAGGAATTTTCCTTATTATCATAAATCATGTATATAACCAACGCTTCCATATAATAacatcgtttcttttttcgtgcTACCTGTAGTTTGAGTATTTTTCAGAGAATTCAGACTTTTTTGCGAAACAAACCCGGGTGCTTAGACAtcatattttgttgaaaattcatacgACTTGTCCTGATGACTATAAATGATCATTTATTTAGTCTAATTTTTGTagttaatcaaatttttacgcGAATAATTTAATACTGAATTCTCGCTGTCGTGACAATAAAAGACTATTCTTGACGATAAAAACGATTCATGGCTCATCCAAGTATATAAATGTACGTATAGCTACCCGAACagttgtgtataatatacatacatgttgtgtagtatacatatttatagatGAAACAATTACATAcagtattaatttatttaaatatctttgaatttttatttattttttaaaactctgTACTTTTCGGAGACATTTATTATCAATGATCGTTCTCTTATTTCCTAATCGGTTATAAATATACGCGAATCGCATATTGTCTATAACATACGCTAATATGATAAGCTTATACGTATGAATGCATTCAGCCTATGCAAATGATCTCTTCAATTTAATTGCTATATTGAGAAACTATTTGCAAAGGAGCGCTTCGCGTATTTAGCATACAATTTCACATTCAACAATAACGGTATACATGCcaggtatgtattatattattatatgtatgtgtatagtaCATAacgattattcaattttctaataacaataataataataataatgataatattaataataacaagaataaaaatcattggTTCATCATAGTgttatatatgaatatgtgtgtatatatataggtagagagagagagagagagagaggtacTATACTctttcgattaattttgtattaaaaccttattgttgttgtctttttcttcaatcacGTCAGTTTTCGACtttttgataattaaataattcctTTTGGTTTTCCAATTTCTCTTACTTCAATCATTTGTTTCGCTCATTTAATCTCAAATCGCTTTGGCATAATCTCGTCTAAGGAATTATTTCACATTAGAAGCCATGAGCGTGTTTTTACTCTATAAAATAACGTAATTGTACTCTCGTCGTACCCAATATTTTTTGATGATCGTATAGGAGTGAAGTTTTTTGTgataatagaattattattacacaataTTAGACAAGCAACTTCCTGGAATTTGAAATACAACAAtagcatttaatttttttttttttttttgtttctattgCGAGAGTAAATAGTTTTTAATTTACGATCAGGATTTTGACGTTATTTGCAGTGACACGACGAACTTTGATCGTGTCGTGCTTTTTCTTACTCTGTCGTTCTCTTAGATTGTCACCAAGGTATGTCCAATTTCAGATAATCTTGtcgcttttgatttttttcaccgtgatATTTCCGTGTTTACGACATTCGAATGTTTATCTAACACCGCAGAACGACTTCGAAATCGCGGTACTTCTACTAATTAGCAAGTAGTTTTGCGACCCTTGCAATTGTTTAGCcacagattttttatataataataataccgtgCTAAATCCGAAAGCAGCAATTGGCAGTAAAGGTGAATTGGAAATTGGCGTTGAAACGAGAGACACgagcgaatttttttataaaaaatataatttcaaacggAAGACCTCAATCATACGTTATTAATGTGTGATACACTATACTcgtcattaattttttgcatGATAACTGCGtgataattaaaatacaaCTCACAACGAACGGATAGccagtaatagtaataaaaaggaaacttAATGTTATAGAATTTCGCGCAAAAATTGGATACAATGTGActcaaaatttgttgaatatcGGCGTGCGCTCGCAATCAATAATctatataaaaatacatttttcgatCAGATTTTGACAGTGTAATTACACTTTAGATTCATGAACTAGTATAGTTTTGCGAAATATTAGAACTAATTCGTAATGTTTAGGCCAAGAAAAGTTTAGTTCAAAGCGTTTTAAATTATGTCATATCAAAATCATCAATATTATTTGAGACAAACTGGACGATTTGCAATCAGCGAAAAATTCGCAGCGACGATTACTGAAAGCGAAGTTCAGTCGTTTAAAAACGATAGATCTGTGTTCTcgcaaaaaatgtttttcgatTATACCATTATTCCGTTTATTTAGTGACTGCGGTACTAAAAACCGGAAGAGTCAAAATtgcaacaagaaaaaattttatttgcagGACAAAACGTTCCTATAATCCGAACGATATGAACCCACCATACCGTTGtgtcaaaaaatgaaatatttctttctttgtgttattataatatacatatatcactaTAGGTACATGTAATAATATGATGGTAGTAGTATCATTATAATCCACACATCATAATCATCACCGAGGGAAAACTTTGGATAGAATTAGTTAAACCGTTAAGGTATTGTCTTTGGGACGTTATGAATTACTATTTGAGTGATTATTAACGATCTTTatgtttctttaaattttcattctcttttgtCTCAtgattttcttccttctttagaagttttttcatgttttctcTTTGTAGTACACCT
Proteins encoded:
- the LOC124405871 gene encoding endoplasmic reticulum resident protein 44 isoform X2 gives rise to the protein MWALSDITSATLALFSCLMVQLLFRPVDGGAVPLTQGNIDMTLASNELVFINFYAEWCRFSSMLAPIFDEAADKVAAEFPEAGRVVMGKVDCDSESSVASRFHITKYPTLKVIRNGQPTKREYRGQRSSEAFVQFVRKQLEDPIKEFFELKELNELDDKKRMIIGYFDRKDVPEYQMFRRVATNLKDDCQFHVGFGSASAAMHPPGQPIIVFRSDKALSNDDDETYKGSMTTFDELNIWAQEKCVPLVREITFENAEELTEEGLPFLILFHKPDDTESVKAYKDIISGSLIDEKQSINFLTADGLKFAHPLHHLGKSTSDLPLIAIDSFRHMYLFPNFQDIFQPGKLKSFLQDLYSGKLHREFHYGPDQSEQEDSNQISGQVKVPTSPPESTFKKLAPSKNRYTLLRDEL
- the LOC124405871 gene encoding endoplasmic reticulum resident protein 44 isoform X1, which encodes MWALSDITSATLALFSCLMVQLLFRPVDGGAVPLTQGNIDMTLASNELVFINFYAEWCRFSSMLAPIFDEAADKVAAEFPEAGRVVMGKVDCDSESSVASRFHITKYPTLKVIRNGQPTKREYRGQRSSEAFVQFVRKQLEDPIKEFFELKELNELDDKKRMIIGYFDRKDVPEYQMFRRVATNLKDDCQFHVGFGPCYNQSCEFGQLFNLVSASAAMHPPGQPIIVFRSDKALSNDDDETYKGSMTTFDELNIWAQEKCVPLVREITFENAEELTEEGLPFLILFHKPDDTESVKAYKDIISGSLIDEKQSINFLTADGLKFAHPLHHLGKSTSDLPLIAIDSFRHMYLFPNFQDIFQPGKLKSFLQDLYSGKLHREFHYGPDQSEQEDSNQISGQVKVPTSPPESTFKKLAPSKNRYTLLRDEL